A portion of the Microbacterium hominis genome contains these proteins:
- the sucC gene encoding ADP-forming succinate--CoA ligase subunit beta, producing the protein MDLYEYQARDLFEKYEVPVLAGIVADTAEEVRAAAEKIGGVVVVKAQVKTGGRGKAGGVKVAKNPDEAYEAAQAILGLDIKGHVVKRVMVAQGARIAQEFYFSVLLDRANRSYLSLTSVEGGMEIEQLAVEKPEALARIEVDPAAGIDQAKAVEIAKAANFPEELVEKVADVFVKLYDVYKREDATLVEVNPLVLTEEGDVIALDGKVSLDENAEFRHAGHALLEDKAAADPLESKAKELDLNYVKLDGEVGIIGNGAGLVMSTLDVVAYAGENHGGVKPANFLDIGGGASAEVMANGLGIILGDPQVKSVFVNVFGGITACDQVAKGIVGALAELGKSADKPLVVRLDGNNVAEGRRILEEAAHPLVTLAENMDQGADKAAELANA; encoded by the coding sequence GTGGATCTGTACGAGTACCAGGCACGAGACCTTTTCGAGAAGTACGAGGTGCCGGTTCTCGCCGGCATCGTCGCCGACACCGCGGAGGAGGTGCGTGCCGCTGCCGAGAAGATCGGCGGAGTCGTCGTCGTCAAGGCCCAGGTCAAGACCGGCGGTCGCGGCAAGGCCGGCGGTGTGAAGGTCGCCAAGAACCCCGATGAAGCCTACGAGGCCGCGCAGGCCATCCTGGGCCTGGACATCAAGGGTCACGTCGTCAAGCGCGTGATGGTCGCCCAGGGCGCCCGCATCGCCCAGGAGTTCTACTTCTCGGTGCTGCTGGACCGCGCCAACCGCTCCTACCTGTCGCTGACCAGCGTCGAGGGCGGCATGGAGATCGAGCAGCTCGCCGTCGAGAAGCCCGAGGCCCTCGCCCGCATCGAGGTGGACCCCGCCGCCGGCATCGACCAGGCGAAGGCCGTCGAGATCGCGAAGGCCGCGAACTTCCCCGAGGAGCTCGTCGAGAAGGTCGCCGACGTCTTCGTGAAGCTGTACGACGTCTACAAGCGCGAGGACGCCACGCTGGTCGAGGTGAACCCGCTCGTGCTCACCGAGGAGGGCGACGTCATCGCCCTCGACGGCAAGGTCTCGCTCGACGAGAACGCCGAGTTCCGCCACGCCGGCCACGCGCTGCTCGAGGACAAGGCCGCGGCCGACCCGCTCGAGTCGAAGGCCAAGGAGCTCGACCTCAACTACGTCAAGCTCGACGGCGAAGTCGGCATCATCGGCAATGGCGCGGGCCTGGTCATGTCGACCCTCGACGTCGTCGCCTACGCCGGCGAGAACCACGGCGGCGTCAAGCCCGCCAACTTCCTCGACATCGGCGGAGGCGCCTCGGCCGAGGTCATGGCCAACGGCCTGGGCATCATCCTCGGCGACCCGCAGGTCAAGTCGGTGTTCGTGAACGTCTTCGGCGGCATCACCGCGTGCGACCAGGTCGCGAAGGGCATCGTCGGCGCGCTCGCCGAGCTCGGCAAGTCGGCCGACAAGCCGCTGGTCGTGCGCCTGGACGGCAACAACGTGGCCGAAGGCCGCCGCATCCTCGAGGAGGCGGCGCACCCGCTCGTCACCCTCGCCGAGAACATGGACCAGGGCGCCGACAAGGCCGCCGAGCTCGCGAACGCCTGA
- a CDS encoding TetR family transcriptional regulator encodes MSDAAPTVPAARHAVVAAALDLFAAQGFDQTSVDQIAQAAGVSRSTFFRQFGGKDDVVFTDHELLLDELRGFLAQPHPDPWEAVCQASVRVFTHFAADPELARRRYAVVREVPALREREIVTVFRYERLFDEYLREALPGIDPVDAVGFAALVTAVHNHVLRQLLRGPKRVPATVLRRALDDVLRRFGVGPAAEREPADDDVVVAVFPRSMPTAEMARRVRERLDG; translated from the coding sequence ATGAGCGACGCCGCCCCCACCGTTCCCGCCGCCCGCCACGCCGTCGTCGCGGCGGCCCTCGATCTGTTCGCCGCCCAGGGCTTCGACCAGACCTCCGTCGACCAGATCGCGCAGGCCGCCGGTGTCTCGCGCTCGACCTTCTTCCGCCAGTTCGGCGGCAAGGACGACGTGGTCTTCACCGACCACGAGCTGCTGCTCGACGAGCTGCGCGGCTTCCTCGCCCAGCCGCACCCCGACCCGTGGGAGGCGGTGTGCCAGGCCTCGGTGCGGGTGTTCACGCACTTCGCGGCCGACCCGGAGCTGGCCCGGCGCCGCTACGCGGTCGTGCGGGAGGTGCCCGCCCTGCGCGAGCGCGAGATCGTCACCGTGTTCCGGTACGAGCGGCTGTTCGACGAGTACCTGCGCGAGGCGCTGCCGGGGATCGACCCGGTGGATGCGGTGGGCTTCGCCGCCCTCGTGACCGCCGTGCACAACCACGTGCTGCGCCAGCTGCTGCGCGGCCCCAAGCGCGTGCCGGCCACGGTGCTGCGCCGAGCCCTCGACGACGTGCTGCGCCGGTTCGGCGTCGGGCCGGCGGCCGAGCGCGAGCCCGCCGACGACGACGTCGTGGTGGCGGTCTTCCCGCGCTCGATGCCGACAGCCGAGATGGCTCGCCGCGTGCGCGAGCGTCTCGACGGCTGA